A single Taeniopygia guttata chromosome 30, bTaeGut7.mat, whole genome shotgun sequence DNA region contains:
- the LOC140680881 gene encoding LOW QUALITY PROTEIN: uncharacterized protein (The sequence of the model RefSeq protein was modified relative to this genomic sequence to represent the inferred CDS: inserted 1 base in 1 codon), translating into MESREDKSPRQNLVGEAVLSGSTAQEPDGEEKPRRSRTRRGCKGRSRGSEGERPTLGRGGGRRWSQSSELGVPEQLHDGEKPHKCSECGKGFRWRSELIRHQRIHTGERPYECSECGKRFTQRSNLIKHMVSHTGERPYECSKCGNRFSQSSSLITHWRIHTGEKPYECSKCGKRFPTSSCLLRHYQSHTEERPFCCPDCGKGFRNNSDLIKHQRIHTGERPYECSECGKRFQTSSCLLRHYRIHTEERPFRCPDCGKGFRQNSDLIKHQRIHTXERPYECSKCGKRFSRSSTLTRHQRSNRTLLFPPSSPTNQRGSLEVAPFPPAGAAPDPGWTPQLPLSALRTNQSVRSTPNQPITSRLPLSNSRLPRSAPANHRRPLRPGPGMERSPPPPPPPPPPLPGTSGSPSGTPGSPSGTPGSLPGSGPGLERVLREALQRAAEALGEDGGIRELLRRRRDSLAGPWKWLLFHRPVPPLIQDGPQCGLVALAMAGAVLAPTRPQLSLGALLETARARGYTRQGEMFSAAQLAALAQELLPCRAELLQGGLGGHNRARILRHLLRGHLLLVPYTFWVTSNCYSLTDSFFRTKASSS; encoded by the exons atggagagcagggaggacaaatccccgcggcagaacctggtgggagaggccgttttgagcggctccacggcgcaggaacccgacggggaggaaaagccccggagatcccgcacgaggaggggctgcaaaggcagatcgcggggatctgagggggaaagacccaccctggggcggggaggcggccggagatggagccagagctcggagctgggggtccctgagcagctccatgatggggagaagccccacaagtgctcggagtgtgggaagggcttcaggtgGAGATCCGAGCTGAtcaggcaccagaggatccacactggggagaggccctacgagtgttctgagtgtgggaagagattcacCCAGAGGTCCAACCTGATCAAGCACATGGTGAgccacaccggggagaggccctacgagtgttccaagtgtgggaacagattctcacagagctccagcctgatcacGCACTGGCGaatccacactggggagaagccctacgagtgttccaagtgtgggaagaggtttccgaccagctcctgtctcctccggcactatcagagtcacacagaggagaggcccttctgctgccccgactgcgggaagggattcaggaaCAACTCAGACCTCAtcaagcaccagaggatccacaccggggagaggccctacgagtgttctgagtgtgggaagaggtttcagaccagctcctgtctcctccggcactatcggattcacacagaggagaggcccttccgctgtcccgactgtgggaagggattcaggcaaAACTCAGACCTCAtcaagcaccagaggatccaca gagagaggccctacgagtgttcgaagtgtgggaagagattctccaGGAGCTCTACGTTGACCCGACACCAACGGAGTaaccg caccctcctctTCCCGCCCTCCTCGCCAACCAATCAGCGCGGGTCCCTTGAAGTGGCTCCTTTTCCACCGGCCGGTGCTGCCCCTGATCCAGGATGGACCCCA CAACTCCCTCTTTCTGCCCTCCGAACCAACCAATCAGTGCGCTCTACaccaaaccaaccaatcacCTCGCGCCTCCCCCTCAGCAACTCCCGTCTCCCCCGCTCTGCTCCAGCCAATCATAGGCGCCCCCTGAGGCCGGGGCCGGGCATGGAGCGGTCGCCCCCTCCCccgcctccgccgccgccgccgctccccgggaCCTCCGGGagcccctcagggacccccgggagcccctcagggacccccgggagcctccccgggagcggccccgggctCGAGCGGGTCCTGCGGGAGGCGCTGCAGAGAGCGGCggaggcactgggagaggaCGGAGGGATCCGGGAGCTGctgaggcggcggcgggacAG cCTCGCGGGTCCCTGGAAGTGGCTCCTGTTCCACCGCCCGGTGCCGCCCCTGATCCAGGATGGACCCCA GTGCGGgctggtggccctggccatggcGGGGGCAGTGCTGGCGCCCACCCGGCCCCAATTGAGTCTGGGGGCTCTGCTGGAGACAGCGCGGGCCAGGGGCTACACCCGCCAGGGGGAGATGTtctcag CTGCCCAGCTGGCCGCGctggcccaggagctgctgccgtgtcgggctgagctgctccaggggggactgggggggcacAACCGGGCCCGGATCCTGCGGCACCTCCTCAGGGGCCACCTCCTGCTCGTCCCGTatactttttgggtaacatcTAACTGTTATAGTCTTACAGACTcattcttcagaacaaaagcctcctcttcttaa
- the LOC140680913 gene encoding uncharacterized protein, with protein MEEEEKPRRCCRRRSCKPSPGSCGEERAPLSQEGGRRSSRSSELVEKSHGREKPHKCLECGKGFTQRSSLIVHQRIHTGERPYECGECGKRFRTGSHLLLHERIHTEERPFRCPDCGEGFKQNSHLTVHRRIHTGERPYECGKCGKGFRHRSGLIHHQVIHTGEGPYKCLECGKSFGWSSGLRTHQRIHTGERPYECPQCGKRFQTSSHLLVHERIHTEERPFRCPDCGKGFNRNSSLTMHRRIHTGERPYECGKCGKRFSQSSHLTQHQRRHH; from the coding sequence atggaggaggaggaaaagccccggagatgctgcaggaggaggagctgcaaacccagcccagggagctgcggggaggaaagagcccccctgagccaggaaggcgggcggagatccagccggagctcggagctggtggagaagtctcatggcagggagaagccccacaagtgcttggaatgtgggaagggtttcaccCAGAGATCCAGCCTGAttgtgcaccagaggatccacactggggaacggccctacgagtgtggggagtgtgggaagaggtttcggaccggctcccatctcctcctacatgagcggattcacacagaggagaggcccttccgctgccccgactgtggggagggcttcaagcaaaactcccacctgaccgtgcaccggcgcatccacactggggagaggccctacgagtgtgggaagtgtgggaagggtttcagacacAGGTCTGGCCTGATCCAccaccaggtgatccacactggggaaggGCCTTACAAAtgtttggaatgtgggaagagctttgggtggagctcaggtctgagaacacaccagcgcatccacacaggggagaggccctacgagtgtccccagtgtgggaagaggtttcagaccagctcccatctcctcgtacatgagcggattcacacagaggagaggcccttccgctgccccgactgcgggaagggcttcaaccgcaactccagcctcaccatgcaccggcgcatccacactggggagaggccctacgagtgtgggaagtgtgggaagagattctcacagagctctcacttgacccagcaccaacggaggcaccactaa